TGAATGTCTTTGCTCCAGTATactcattttcaaaagtttttgttttcgtCTGTTTCCATGGCAACGAAAGAACTAGTCAAAAATGTTGACTGCTGCGTGGTGGAGATTCGGAACCCCTCTGCGTTTTCGGCGTGCGCCATTTCTATACATATTTCGTCATGGCTACCTCAAAAACGCGATCCTTATAATGTGCTGCAAGGTctctgaaaataaattaaaggtacattataaatttgtataatttattcatctttttataTCCGGAGCATTGAAGTGAAAGGCAAATAGTGTTAATTCCTTTACAGTTTATTAAGCCATCGGCCTTGGGCCGGCACCCCTTGGAGGTtgcattaaagaaaatatcattgAATTTAGAGAACCCTGGATTAAAGAAGTAACGGAGCTAAAACTATCTTTTTGTCCCCTTTTTCCGATCCCAAAAACTCGCACTAAGTCGCTTCTACTCAATCCCATTCAATTTCAACGAACCCAAAGCCCTTAACAAATAGCAATTCATGAGTTCATACGTCGATATGAAGCTGATTTTGTTTGcacttaaatatgattttattaagtttataaaacttgaaaaacgCTTCTACCGCTCAGAGTTTCGCTCATAAATAACAAGCCAGATTTTCTCATCCCAGGTTTTCGATGCGATAAACATGACATAGTAgtttaattacatattttaccATGAATGCGGAGATATTATGAAAaccacataaaatataaaaattcgCTCATTTAAAACACATAAGATTATCAAGTTTATCATCGGCGAACGTTTACGCGCGAAGGGCACGCGACGTCTCGCGCTGGAAACAACGCAATCCGATTGGttggtttaatttattttcaagagTGCTCTGAGAAAATCACAGAtgtgaaaattgcaaaatccaattaaatattgatgtattAGACCACGTTTTTAAGGTGTCTTTTATCAAAACTGCTGAGtgtaaattaaaattgacatatgaaataaactattttatattgatttaacttTTGATTCAATTTTCAGTTGCCAAGTCACGATTGTGCATAGGTTGCTTTCGCGCGAGAGAATAATGAGAAAGCTGAAAAGGCTAATAAGAAAATTAAATGTCTAAGTTACCAGGTCAAGCGGGCTGTAGAGGGGACCGCGCGTGCTACGTTAAGGGCTGGCCCCGTGtatttacattcaatatttacaaaaaatgtaaacctAACCTAGAGGGCTATTCAGATGTCGCTGTGCAAACACAAAATCCCTAATTACCTCTAAAAAGCACATACGATCTTTTATGAAATAGTATTAAGCTATTTTGCTTCAGAATTAGGCAATTACGCCCTTTTAACAAAAgcttaataataaaaagaacgTTTAACCATTGTTGCACATCGCTAAAACGGTGAGCACAATCCTTGAAATTATCAATTCATTCGTCTTAGTATGAGTGGCACTTCAAGTCTAGAATAAATAAAGGCCATCTCTCTCTTTTTAGCTTAAGTGGCTGGTCCAACTATCTTTGTCgctttatcaaaatatcatCCAGAGCGCATGCAGTcctaattatattttgtcactTACATTTTGCTACTAATTCTTATTTAGTGTTCGAGTTTAAGAGTTAAAAGCATCAAAAGTCCGAAACCCGTCAAATTTAAGGCCCTACGGTTAGTTTAAATCTTGGGTTTGTTTTCATAATCCTTAAATACACCGCGCCGAGCTTAAGTTACGActttttgtacaaaatgtttatttttcgaTAATTTCAccaatttgttcaaattttctTGTCAGTTTACACAGAAAATTCGACCATTGTTAATCGTTGTTTCATTCAGAATTTACTGAAAACGTTTAgagtgtttaaaattaaattcgACATTAATTCAAATACCAAACATCGTTAAATCTTGTCAACTATTTAGCAATGTTTAGCTGTAACAAAATATCTAAACTCTGCATATCCAAACAGCCGTATTTGAGTAACTCTTTACAAAGTGGCAGTCTCAAATTTGCTTTTTTcaacattcaacattttttgaGAAAATCTTAAATTCCTCTAACAATGGAATTAAACTTAGcattaattaaataacattttatttaatcattatattaCGGAGGTACAGCCACAAAATATAAAGCGATGAATAGACGGACGATGGGTTAAATTTCTCGTGAAATATCTAATCTTCTATTCAAATTATTTACGCTGCTAGTTACAGAAGTGTATACGTCTGTAGAGACAAAAAAACgaaagaaaaatgacaaaattaaacattagcGACAATTCCTTTCACTATTTTCAATAACTGTTTCGTTGGCAACGGAGTTTTAGGTCGAAATTTAAGAACAAGTAAATAGACCCCTAGATTCTGtaattgtaatgtttttatattttatacaattccCTAATTCTAATGAAGGTAATTTGAGGATACCCCATTTGATTTAAACTTTCAACGAAAATAACACCAGCCTTCACTTCTAAGCAAGCATTATTCAAACATGTCAAGATTTACGAGTTAAGCCATGAAACTCACTtttctatataattattatgttttacaaaaatctTAGCTTTGCTGACATATTTCAcggacatattttaaatgtaagataaaaacattaagtttatattacaaataccAGGTATACAAAGGAAGGTTTGTATTTGTTcgattatttttgtatttaagtatcAAATCttgcaaattatttaaactaGTATGTTTGTAATGGTAGATAGTAAAATTTGTCCCTATTTGACTGCtttgagaaaataaatatttaaactgatataaataaagttaagaaaCTCACCAGATATGAATATTTTGTCGAGACTCAGTTGAACCAGTTAAATGATAAGATATCATCATCGTCGTTGTGACCAACGGAATCGTAACTGGAGTCTGATACAACACTTGATGTCGGTGAATGCAGCGATCCTGACGGCGACGCTTGAGAGTACGTCATTATTGGCGCCGATGACGTCATGATGTCGTATTGAGACTGGGGGTACGTTGGTTGACCCATGGAATAGCCCGAGGGGAAGAAATGTTGCCCTTCCGGTGAGTGCGGCGTCATTGGAGATGAGCCCTGTGAGGAGACAGACATTGCCTGGTTGCCCGGATGCAGTCTGGAGTCCAGAGAATCACAACCGCCAACCAACTCATGTGTCGTAGCACAACCGCTGTTAATGCttatttgttcattgttgttaatattaatagcactgttgatgttgttaatgtcattttcGATGTTCATGCTGTTCatattattgtttgtgtcgttAGACTTCTGGATCATTTCTGTAACTTTATTCTCGAGTTCGTCCATATCGACATCTTCTGGAAGAAGGTCGCCGACGCCGCCGTCCGTCTCTTGCAAAAGGTCCGACAATTGCTTAATGTACTGCACCGCGGAACGCAAGGTTTCTACTTTGCTCATCTTCTTGTTTTTTCGTCCTGTGGGAACGTGCTGTCTTAGAGTCTCGAACCCCATGTTGACCATTTTCACGCGTTTCCGTTCCCGCTCATTTCGTCTGGAGACGGAAGGATTCTGAGGGTTCACCAATTTGCAGCCGAGTCCCGTAAAATCAACCCTTCGCTTGCATCGCAGAAGAACCGGTTTACTATTGgcattttcattgttgtttatcTCTTTCCGTCCTGTCTGCATCTCTTTGAGAGATTTTGTAAGTTGCAGCTGCTGCGCCACTGTTGGAGTCTTGACCACTACATATGTTCCATTAGCGGTAAAACCCTTATCAAACTGACCAAACTGTCCGATGGCGTTCGTCGGAATCAGCTGCAATGGAATAAATCCTAAAGTTGTCGCTGCCATTGTTTCTAAGTTCTTATCATGCACGTCAAAAATCACTGCAACTGTTGTCTGCCTTATAGATAAAGTCGAACGACAGTCGTGTGCCACTATTTGAGTCACTCGCTTCGATAAAGGTTTGTTCGTATATGACCCTGACGATACAATCCGATATAATAAACTCAGGTGCGATAAAAAATATCCAACCACCATGAAGGATTTCACCTGTCAATCAACAAACACACGCGCCTGCGGTCGATATAGCTCCTCCTATCCGTAAACGCAATCCAGTAAAGCATAGAATGTCGCCTTATGGGCGGGACTTAGATCGTAAGCCGGGTAGCCACCCGAGCGGAACCACACGCGCACCTGGCTTATGCTCCGCCTACAATTCAGTCATCGCTCGTGCGACAATGTCGTCTGCGCGCGACGTGTCGTGTGCTGGAGTGATGATATATTCAACGCCCGTAGCGTTTTGAATTTCATCATTTAAAGGAGCCAGAATTCTTTGCAGATATTCATTAATAGGTAGAGGTCATAATTCCACAGCCCgcatcattttaatttaacatatatcattCATTCTGACATAGTTTTATCCCAATCTGCACACAATGATTTTGATGGACGTAACAAAAGCTTttgatttgaaaagaaaaaaactattgaTTGGTAGTAATTTCAACCACAGCATTATCAGTTCGTTTTAGGGATTGCTGATATATTTCACGACTACAGCAAAACTGTGAAAGTATTCAGCAGGCTATTTTCACTTAAATCAGGTTTTCAGCTAAATTGCAATAAACGACACTCCATATCGTGTGTCAGCGAAATTACTAATTTCTCTTTGTTCGCATAAATTGCAACTAGGTTCTTAATCATAAAtttcgtaaaatatttgaatgttgaGGCCCTTGCAATGAAAATAGCCTGTGTTTTAAGCTGGCTTACTTTAAAGTTAAAGAAGATCTTAAATATAATGTTCAGACATACATGATATTTTGACCTTATATTTCGCTGACTTATTTGTTAACGCGTGAAGAACTGcagtaaataaaacagatatatcaCCGTACTTTCTGTATATGATGGATATAATACAAGTTCATAATTAAGATGATTTAAACGctaataatatatcaaatttgcTTTGCAATGCATTTAGAATATTAAGATTGAGAACATTTGCGAATTACGGTgatttgtttaaactaatatcAATTAATCACAAACCGGTTGTTTCCATCAAGTATTATTACTAGTTATCATTGATGGTAAACACAGAGATCCAATATGATTAATCCAgaaaaacttcatttaaacaaCATGCTTGAATCTTAATTTCAACGGGGTAGGTGGTCTTTTTAAAGAAGGAAAAGTTTAGATTTAGTGATTTTTCCAAAGCCTTTGatttcaaattcataatgtGTACggatatcaaataaataaagttttgtcGGATTAATATTTTCGTTCGTCCACCCGGGAGCGATATCGCCTCATGATCAGGGTTGTAATTCAAGAATTATTGTACCAAATTTCGTTAGATTCTTTAAGAACTGGGGAGAAGACAGGGTGACCCCATTTACCCCCGCTATTTCGATCTGACCTCAGaagaactttattttttatcagaGAGACAAGTAGTTTAGGTTTTGACCCCGGTGACAGCCCTGTCCTTTATTGACATAAGGAAAACTCGAGAAAAATCAAAGTCGGGCTTCATAAGATGATAGTCTTAAatctgtaaaattaaattttatggGAGAGTAAAACGATTGAGATTAATTGACTGATGAATTGGGctaatatttattgtatttgatatttttattgcgGGTTATTCAGATATTGACCAGTGACCAGTGGTCAGTGAGTAGTTTGACCAGTGTCTCTTTATACAGATGACCAGATAGCATTGACATATCGCACTCTCCAATGCTTTGAAATACAAGATGCTCCATGAATGtgacatgtgtatttatttgtttctggCAGTTTAATATCTATTGTAAACTTGACTTTGTCCTTAAACTTTTACGCCTTAGGAATTTGGTTTaacttattgtatttttcagcaaaacaataacaagtGCACCCAtttatattaaaggtttattacaAGGGAGAGTGTTGACCGTATGCTTCATGTGAGAAAATGTATGCATAGATATGTATACTTGTAGTTTAATTATGCATCTAGTATCAGCACTCAACACATTACCATAACTTTATTGGTCAAACACTTGTACCGCTGTATGAACTATAAGTATCGTTCACATGTATGCAGGGCGGATGAAAAATGTCTGACTCGAGGGCTTATGCAGAAGCCGGTTACGAGGCGTGCCGAGAGCAGCGAGCCCAAGGGTAGGATTTTCCACCCATTCCGCGTACATGTGAACGATATTTTTACTTGCATTACGGAAATTAAAGTGCAATTTTGGGCGGTGTATGTGATATTTGTAGATATTCCACCACATTGTGAGTGCAAGTTGTTTTTTGACGCAAACTTGTTGAAGCGTAATATTTTGAAGTGACGTCCAATAGGTCCCGATTGACGTCGCCGTTTTGaggttttcttttttaattttgtattataattttttgttGACGCACATTGGTCTGACTCTCCCCTAGTTATTCGTTCTATTTTTAATTAAGTATCATTTATCggtattattattaaaattgtaaGACGCATCAGCCGGGAAGGGTAACACAGAAATGTTCAGGCCCGGTAAAAACTCGGAAACGCATGTTCGTCGTGCAATAATTTCTTAAGTATAGTTTTGAATTCacattaaattattcaaaaatatcaatcttTTGAATGAAAGCTCTAAAATGTAAATGACCGTAAGTCCGGCTTTTTAAAAggatttttacaaaattcaatatttgtttgaatcaGGGTAATAACGATTGCAAATATTGAGATTATGTGATATATTTACCCCCGTCTACCTAGCCAGTGACTGACCGGGACTTAAATCAACCGCGGGTGTTTAACCACGGAAATTTGGCCCTTTGcgataaatatacaaattacaGGCAAAAATACGACCCTTCCGAAAAAGGCTTTGATGTTGAGACCCTAGTTGATGTAAAAATACTTTCTCACGGGGCTGAAATGGTCCCTTTTTGGTGTAATAGTTCTCGTTACGATTTTCTCAAGGTGGGAAAGACAACTTATTGATTTAGAATACATATTTCGTTTCGACaggatatttatatttatttagtagttaGTCTGAACAGAACGCGGCAAGAAATTAAAGCGACCAAATATTTCAACCTACAGCGGTAAATGACGGATCAGAGCTGGTGAatgaaaactttgtttaaatgtttatcgATGGAAGGCGCCCATTGCAAAGTGTATGTTTtagagtaacatccctttctataCTGTTACCActggtttttatttttcaaactgacttGATTCTTAATGTTGGACTCTTCAACTAccttattgttttatcaaaattagtAAGATTTACATCGTAAATGGTAACAATACTTACATGCTAGAGATCAAATGAAATTTGcctaaaatttggtcaagatcTTAATCAGGGGAAGCAATCGCCTCACGTCATTTTATTTCTGGGCATCCATCCGGAGCTAATTTTTATCTCAAACGATGTCATTTGTCTCCCCTAAGGCGCACGCGGGAACGAGttacttttattaaatcaatattttagataatatttAACCAAAAGGCAGGTTGTTATCtgttataaaattgaaataatcgccataatatttgtttagtttATGTCGGCTTTGTTTAAAAGAGTGAGTGATTGTAGCACTGATTTTTGTTATCAGATTAGGTTGGCTTTTAAGTTTTTGACTTTTACCCGGCAAGCGTTTCGTATCGAGTACATTTTATATTGCGGGCAAAGCGTACTTGTAATGTCTGTCGTTTGTTTGTCCCTGCGTCCGTCCGATCAAATGTAGGCGTATTTAGGGGTTGAGTGCGTTAGGATTAGGAGTTTATTTagtttatcatgtattttattgaaataccacataaaatacatgttttaggGGTTTAGGCAAAATCACATAAACAAGAAGTGTTTGAACGTCCGTCCATCAGTCCGTCCGTCCCCATTCGTCCGTCCATCCATCCACCCGTCCGTCCAACCGGCCGCCCGTCTTTCTTTCAATCGCTCGTTCTATCGTTGGTGTGTCccttctttctttctttctttctttctttctttctttctttctttctttctgtctttctttctttctctttctttctgtctttttttccttctttctttctttttttaaatatttttcaactaaGCACACTTTGACCTGTTGTGATCTCCCGGAGAGTCAAACCTGTTGCACTGATGTAGACGATACTTTCGACATTTTTGCACGCCGCTAGCAAAACCAACCGGATATGGTTTCACAAAGTCGCCACTGTCCGAAATCAGCGCCAAAATGCATTGACGGACGGTCACGAGTGACACCAGAATGTGACATGAAGGTGGCCAACCGGAAAGGGATGCAAACAGTCGCCTTAACCGCCACTCCGTCCATGTGCAGTGAAAAGGGAACATGAGAGGAGTTCAAATTTTATCGGAGGAAACCAACCGAAATAGATGCGAAAAAAGTTGTctttataagatatatattaaaagcCATGTCAATATAAGCCTCCGGAAGTAACCAAGCGACATTGAAAGCAGAGTGAGACCGATACTTGAAGTTAACGGGCCGGAAATGGATGCACACTGCCGCCTCTGTCTGCAGCCAACGCCCGCGTGCACTGAGGTACGGTCATGAGTGACACCTCTCGAACGACGCTAGCGCTCAAACATGGAGATTATGATCAATTATTACTGAATGCTATCTTAAATTTCATAATCTACATGTTGATGGCACGGTCTTATTGTCTGAcagatataaaataattgtatagcGGGTCTTAagtcataataaaagtaaaggacgaaaatgttaattaatatcagttttcagttcaaaacattaaaatcaattaaattcaattttcgAAATAAGTGAGATTCAAGTTCCGTGGATAATAACGAATACCATtatgtaaattgaaatttacCAAAAAGACATAATTTCTCATATTTCATGAAGTATTTTctataatatgaataaaaccGTTGTCGCGGCGGAATTGCTGAAAAAACACAATGTTCCTTAATTTACTCTGGTGAGAGTAACCTTGTCGCTAAATTAACAGAAATTAACAAAATCATTCTAATTCAATTACCATTATTGGATAATTGGAATTACCGCTGATATTTGAGAGGGGGCGAAATATGACCACGCCCCTTTACATGGCAAGCATGATTACAATGGCTGGTAATGGCGTAGGAACGGATTTAAGGACGTGGAAAAAGTGCAAAATTCACAGATAAGATATAAAAATGAGATAAAGAAATTTGATACAGTCTTCGCCACATTGCTTAACATAATTATCTCAATAATTGCGATATTTAATATGGGCAAATTGACAGCAAGCCTTTTTTACTACCAACCCGTCTTAAATATGAGAATAGGCCTCCTGACAAGATGTATGTCGTAAATTTGTTAAGgttttattctttttcatataaaaatgatattctttCCTCATTCCTGCTTTACACTTCGCGTATATACGATGTTTATTGCCAGTGAAAAAATTAATGATTAGCTATctaattttcaaagttttttttttatgaaagtatCCATCTTTTAAATACACTTGCTCTGTACTTTACCTCGATTAATAAGAGTACTTCTGGAGGTACATACAGACGACATTACCTACTTATTATATGCATTTGTTAAaacagcactctcacagaattaccattttgacaacttttttaattttattttttttgtcttggaatgagccgatttctgcgtaaatatctgcaaaccatataagacaaaaaaatcagatcgcagattttcatatttccgttcgaaaaataatattttgtggctaaaagcgttatttacggtttaaaaaaaggaaaaaaaattgaaatagtGTGACAATGATTTAATGGATTTAAACGGAAGTGCAACCACGAGAAACtacaaacaattattgtataACTTCACCATAGGCAGAGAAAAAAACGAGAATATGCAATCGTCAACATTCGGATTAATCCTTGGCCAGTCGTATTGAACGTCATTTTTTCCGTAAAAATCGGAAATTGCTGGGATATGTCCGTCAATGGACGACCTCAaattcttcttttctttttaaagttttatttattttctgcacAACTATGAGCTGATTTTTGGAACGGAATTAAAGTAATCATATCATCATTAGAATAATCagccatatttgttttcaaaacaagaacaaaatagGGTGATCGACGATAATTTGTCGCGTGTCAGACATGTGAAGTGAACCGCAAATTAGGCCGATATAGCGCTTTACCGTCGATAGTTGTTGTGCACAGGGGCGATAATTGGTCACTTCTATGAAACCACGTGATAATTATATTGGCTGTTGAAAAATGATAAACGCGAGAATACAATTATCGGGTATCGGACGGAACCCGGAGTGCTGGTGCCCGATTCTGGTCTCAGGGTGTGGCCACCACTGGGCCCCAACGTGTCGCTACCTTGGTATCTCAGACGCTTCGATGGCAATCAGAACTTTAGGTGGATTGGCATTTCGCCATGGCAAACaaatcaaattgtttttcataacGCAGGttgtatacaaaacatatacatcATAGGAAAAGTATATAGTATGGTATCTTTTATTATGAATGTAAGCAGTTTTACACAGAAAAGTCCTGCCAAATTATCGCTTGGTGAAACCAGGGGCGGTATTCATTTAGCGTCATAAGTCATTGCATAACTtaagccaatgtctttaaattttaaattaagtcaaatgaaaggaaatgttcaaaatgtttttcatattttaaataagtatgtgttgttgttttttcaattcgGTCAATAGAAAcaatgtattttggaaattcttttttttatttcatgtgaGTAAAGAGATAATTAAATTAGAAAAGTGAGAAATGACtgaagaagttttatgaataccgccttAGGACAACGTTAACACGTGTATACAAATGTTCGGAGACTTTTACACGTGTTGGCTGAAATGAGAAATATGACAAAacagtatacatgtagtttaaactCAATATATTCAAACCACATATTGACAAATCAGTGTCGGTTTTACGTTACACCAGGACCCCTTTTATCTTCGTATCGTCTATAAACGCAAGAATATCATTTATACACGTAATGATGAACAAACGACGggttaattatttttaaccataaACGAGAGGGGAAAATGGCACGTGCAAAGGACATAAAATATCGACGATCACTTTGTTCATAAAAGAGCCCCGAGTTATTTAGCCAGTTAATAGAGTTCCTCTGATAATGAAAACGAGatgaaacaatgataaaattgGTGTAATACTCCAACTGTCATTGCCAGTGATGGATAGCTTTCTAGTTCTAAGCGTCGcagaattgaaatgaaatttggtaTGGATTAACTCGATGGATATTGGAGAAGAGTGTAATCAGTGTACAAACTAAGAAGTTTATTCTCGTGGCCTTTTGTGTTGTCTTTCAtagatatacatttaaaaagtgTATGCGAGCGACCATTAGCTGCATGGTCGTTTGACCCCGTTGTGACGTCATCATcatttttgaatttcatttaaatgccaTACTAAAGTGACTTGATTAAGAAGTGATTTCCAGTCAGATCTAGATATCAGCAGAGTTTAAGAACTAGGGCATGGTACAAGTTGATCTGGGTGCGAAACCCTAGCAAGAAAAGACCCCTTTTTAACGTAcccggtgtaaagcaccgatgcACAGGAAACAACCAGCAGTTACGCGGGAAACCAAACAGCgaacgttcgccgcaaacatctttactgaacgcgCTGCAGGTCCCAATACAGGcgaactccgttggctcgaacatcctgggactggcgaaaatacctcgagcctcggaaactTCGAGTAAAGCGGGAACGCTTACCTTCAGTAAAACGAAATCGGCCCTTTACATTCAAGTCGAGCCAACGTAGAATTCGAGACAAGCGAGTGTGAACCAACGTATcacaacgaggttcgactgtactaaATGTTCAGGTACTTGCCCACTAATGCCAAGCCCCAGGCAGGGGAGCTACTGGTGTCATCTTCTAACGTATTTCGGGATAACGCAGTCGGGGCTTGAACCTGGGAGCTGCCGCATCCGAAGCgaccttgatttattaaaatatgttgtttttcttcccTGTATAATATGAGTATCACAGGCGGTTGCCAACGCTCGTATGTATTTTCTGGCTGGACAGGCGTTGACAAGTTGACAAAGGAACACAATTCCTTCATTATTTTGACCAATGCTCAACTGAACTGAACTCAGCTCAACTCAACTTATTCTTTTTTCCACCAtatgatattcatatttattgcaaaaaataatttataatagaaATGACAATACTGTACAAAATAAGCCGATTAGCGTTCCACTTTGGCAATGAATGCAATTCTACGATACAAAAAGCATTTTGACgcttacatgttttataaacatatatttatttcataaaacattcacACACTTGTATTGAAACATATATGATGGCTCCAGGAACTCTTTGCGAGTCAGCTGGAAGTCAGGAACTATGCGTTCTTGGCCAAGAAGTGCTAGGTAGAATGTTTCTCCGTCCGTTAATGCTAATTCATGGGCAAGGTTGACGTCAAGCTCTGTGACGTCAGCGATAAAACACCACGTATCCCGTTCATGTATACTGCACACATATAAGTTGTGCATTTCTACGTTATAAACGTCTTTACCGAAGTTGTAACATCGTTGAAGACAGTTCGATGGTATTTGCACCAGagcttaaaatatttataacttaaacTAAATTAATGCGATGTTCCAAGGACATACTTCCTGAACCTTGTTTTGCAAAGTTGATTTACAACCTGAACATAAGTGCCATTCTGAATTTGAATATCCTTACCAACATTAGCATATGAAAGGATGGGCATTCACAAAAGTACCCTAGTGACAAAGGGGCACAACTCCTTAAATGTTTTGAGAGTGATAAAAAGTCTTGATTTGTAAATGTActtcattctcattcatcagaggtttgataatgatatatCTAACCTTTATCTATATCTATGTGGAACGACATAGCATCAATACGCTTGAGTTCGAGAATGATGTACATAAACGCgtttattttgtgaaaagtctttgataaatatatgtatggtCTTAAATTGGTACTGAAATATGTTACAAGCGGTGTAAGCAAAATACAATTGGGtgtttgttatcaattataaatctcataattatgctATAAATTCATATCTAACGTCCACCCCGCCAGGACTCACTTGCAAATAACCCTGTATTAATCAACACAGTTAatacagggtgaggaatcacgtgacttcaaaagtttttttgttttgttttttaattaacgTCCCTTACTTTTGTGGTTGTGACCGTGCTGACCTATGTGAGTACCGCTTTGAAGTCACGTGACTCCTCACCCTGAAATAATCTATGTACTCCGTTTAATATAGTATGATGCTagtttttgggaaaaatacaccAAACATGCTGTTTTGGCTGCTTTCACTACTAAACTAACAGAATACAATTGTCGACTCAACCAAGTCTCAAAATTtggaactgttgtatatggTAAATCA
The DNA window shown above is from Mya arenaria isolate MELC-2E11 chromosome 6, ASM2691426v1 and carries:
- the LOC128238965 gene encoding achaete-scute complex protein T4-like; the protein is MAATTLGFIPLQLIPTNAIGQFGQFDKGFTANGTYVVVKTPTVAQQLQLTKSLKEMQTGRKEINNNENANSKPVLLRCKRRVDFTGLGCKLVNPQNPSVSRRNERERKRVKMVNMGFETLRQHVPTGRKNKKMSKVETLRSAVQYIKQLSDLLQETDGGVGDLLPEDVDMDELENKVTEMIQKSNDTNNNMNSMNIENDINNINSAININNNEQISINSGCATTHELVGGCDSLDSRLHPGNQAMSVSSQGSSPMTPHSPEGQHFFPSGYSMGQPTYPQSQYDIMTSSAPIMTYSQASPSGSLHSPTSSVVSDSSYDSVGHNDDDDILSFNWFN